Proteins from a single region of Geothrix sp. PMB-07:
- a CDS encoding polysaccharide deacetylase family protein: MRLGPAALLLLTVLACGRKEPQEAALPEQSASLPVTSAWSWHPLGGLVVIEGEVGEPTELVLEGRSIKERRAAEPGPVRWELFRPPEGEEAVLRTLDGRELARFTFSKAAPRRAEPPTRLARQTPTEPPASKARPEAQLRGGTLPPLPERKPVKVPELAQVPEAADTKPRPQSWLQRLFSRPEPAAETAKTRAEARLKSTPVPAIPERSASSIPTAGTIPAAEPIRSAAFVPVTPDLEPPPSAKPATPPASLVTPLAIPPKGPALWPGMGEGLNLTRGPGGHKRILLSFDGGSSAEVATEVLDLLKARGVHTTLFLTGAFIHRFPALVKRMAAEGHELGNHTMNHPHFAPGMKRDPKWTKERIQRELLDADAALVKLLGRPMDPFWRAPYGEHTAEIRKWAEELGYRHVGWSEGADTLDWATPKDRRLYRSGDAIVQRLQQRLNRDGDGIIVLMHLGSARAMGDRPTDGLGAFMDRARQEGWTFVSAGTFLHDLGKPAWDPHQRLSLLSGSAAAAR; encoded by the coding sequence ATGAGGCTGGGGCCCGCCGCGCTGCTGCTGTTGACGGTGCTGGCCTGCGGGCGCAAGGAGCCCCAGGAGGCCGCCCTGCCCGAGCAGTCGGCCTCTCTTCCCGTGACCAGCGCCTGGTCCTGGCACCCCCTCGGCGGACTGGTGGTCATCGAAGGCGAAGTGGGGGAGCCCACCGAGCTGGTGCTGGAGGGCCGCTCCATCAAGGAACGGCGGGCCGCCGAGCCGGGCCCCGTGCGCTGGGAACTGTTCCGCCCACCCGAAGGCGAAGAGGCTGTGCTGCGCACTTTGGACGGCCGGGAGCTGGCACGCTTCACCTTCTCCAAAGCCGCTCCGCGGCGCGCCGAACCCCCAACCAGACTGGCCCGCCAAACCCCCACGGAGCCACCCGCTTCCAAGGCCCGCCCAGAGGCCCAGCTGCGCGGCGGGACCTTACCACCGCTTCCCGAGCGAAAGCCTGTAAAGGTGCCGGAACTGGCGCAGGTGCCCGAGGCCGCTGACACCAAGCCGCGCCCCCAATCCTGGTTGCAGCGGCTCTTCTCCCGACCCGAACCGGCGGCGGAAACCGCCAAAACCAGGGCCGAAGCCCGCCTCAAGAGCACCCCAGTCCCCGCGATCCCCGAACGGTCCGCTTCATCCATTCCCACCGCAGGCACCATTCCCGCCGCAGAGCCCATCCGAAGCGCCGCCTTTGTCCCGGTGACGCCCGACCTGGAGCCACCTCCATCCGCCAAACCCGCGACGCCTCCCGCATCCCTGGTGACTCCGCTCGCCATTCCGCCCAAGGGCCCGGCCCTCTGGCCCGGCATGGGCGAAGGCCTCAACCTCACCCGCGGTCCGGGTGGCCACAAGCGCATCCTCCTCAGCTTCGATGGCGGCTCCAGCGCCGAGGTGGCCACCGAGGTGCTCGATCTCCTCAAGGCCCGGGGGGTGCACACCACCCTCTTCCTCACGGGCGCCTTCATCCACCGCTTCCCGGCCCTGGTGAAGCGCATGGCCGCGGAAGGCCATGAGTTGGGCAACCACACCATGAACCATCCCCACTTCGCGCCGGGCATGAAGCGCGATCCCAAGTGGACGAAGGAGCGCATTCAACGCGAGCTGCTGGATGCCGATGCCGCCCTCGTGAAGCTGCTGGGCCGCCCCATGGACCCGTTCTGGCGCGCACCTTACGGCGAGCACACCGCTGAAATTCGCAAGTGGGCCGAAGAGCTGGGCTACCGCCATGTGGGCTGGAGCGAAGGCGCCGACACGCTGGACTGGGCCACGCCCAAGGACCGCCGCCTGTACCGCAGCGGTGATGCCATCGTGCAACGGCTCCAGCAGCGCCTGAACCGCGATGGCGACGGCATCATCGTACTCATGCACCTGGGCTCGGCGCGCGCCATGGGTGACCGCCCCACCGATGGCCTGGGCGCCTTCATGGATCGTGCCCGTCAGGAAGGCTGGACCTTTGTCTCCGCAGGAACCTTCCTCCACGATCTGGGTAAACCCGCCTGGGACCCCCATCAGCGGCTGTCCCTGCTGAGCGGTTCGGCCGCTGCTGCCCGCTGA
- a CDS encoding 6-carboxytetrahydropterin synthase — translation MAFVLSLRRAFVADHFHDLPGFQEDRHGHNWEVEAAVELDREADEPAFSDALDAWVAAIDYRLLNDRPELAGRNPTAELLAEQAFLHLRKATLRPRWVRIREKSNYWALCRASEGA, via the coding sequence ATGGCATTTGTCCTCTCCCTCCGCCGCGCCTTCGTGGCCGACCACTTCCACGACCTGCCCGGCTTCCAGGAAGACCGGCACGGACACAACTGGGAAGTGGAAGCCGCGGTTGAGCTGGATCGTGAAGCCGATGAACCTGCCTTTTCGGATGCACTGGATGCCTGGGTGGCCGCCATCGACTACCGGCTGCTGAACGACCGGCCCGAACTGGCGGGCCGCAATCCCACCGCCGAGCTCCTCGCAGAGCAGGCCTTCCTCCACTTGCGGAAGGCGACCCTGAGGCCCCGCTGGGTGCGCATCCGCGAGAAAAGCAACTACTGGGCCCTGTGCCGCGCCAGTGAGGGCGCATGA
- the gmhA gene encoding D-sedoheptulose 7-phosphate isomerase, giving the protein MKQILLQHVQSSIQLKQTFFEREMDRIVAQADDMAERLRRGGRILVCGNGGSAADAQHLAAELSGRYVKERRALAGIALTTDTSALTAIGNDYGFDQVFSRQVEALGRPGDLLIGISTSGNSANVIRAVASAKELGVRTLGLLGRDGGQLAGLMDDALVVPSTVTARIQEIHQMIYHFWCEALDAHF; this is encoded by the coding sequence ATGAAACAGATCCTCCTCCAGCATGTCCAATCTTCCATCCAGCTGAAGCAGACCTTCTTCGAGCGCGAGATGGACCGCATCGTCGCCCAGGCCGATGACATGGCCGAACGGCTGCGCCGTGGGGGCCGGATCCTGGTCTGCGGCAATGGCGGCAGCGCGGCGGATGCCCAGCATTTGGCCGCCGAGCTCAGCGGCCGCTACGTGAAGGAGCGCCGGGCCCTCGCTGGCATTGCGCTCACCACCGACACCTCTGCCCTCACGGCCATCGGCAATGACTATGGTTTCGATCAGGTCTTCTCCCGCCAAGTGGAAGCCCTGGGACGACCGGGCGACCTGCTCATCGGCATCAGCACCAGCGGCAACAGTGCCAACGTCATCCGCGCCGTGGCTTCTGCGAAAGAACTCGGTGTCCGCACCCTCGGTCTCCTGGGCCGGGACGGCGGCCAGCTGGCGGGGCTCATGGACGACGCACTGGTGGTGCCCAGCACGGTCACAGCCCGCATCCAGGAAATCCACCAGATGATCTACCACTTCTGGTGCGAGGCCCTTGATGCCCATTTCTAG
- a CDS encoding DNA translocase FtsK 4TM domain-containing protein: protein MQGIGRWMLRAVLGFTALVLLLSLGSYYPPDPHPFTQGATVAAVQNLCGTVGAALAGLLQTLVGLGAWIVPPYLLWEAWPREGHRWPGRVAWPVLALASWTALGAFGNRAWVGPAEIGTLQLRWGGWLGSALWPVGRRVLGPVGLPLLLALVVLACALVLAPALTRAAGRLLHRWLGEKAWPWVKPMPSKGFQGFISMVKRPFLRGRNPQQADIDANDVAALQAVALRQKALEDQREALLKAELDTAEARRKQPLIRAEDLLPPIHSINLDAASTVLEAQPLPPAGPVTEPAPTPGASAPFRTRLLAEAPAPPKPKPTVAKAQVAKDRFGREIVQPPLPLSEPTPARPLPPLPPPPPPEPSVTDRESLPPRRLFDPPGQHAKVDLGMLEHIKELIGQKLSEFKIKGAVTGMQPGPVVTVFEFQPDAGIPLSRILGMEEDLALALQAEAVRMDRIPGKNLVGIEVPNPKREIITFREVIDSPAFRDAGGLLHLALGKDIAGRPVVADLNKMPHLLIGGSTGSGKSVGVNAMICSCLVRALPNEVKLILVDPKMVELGVYEDIPHLWAPVVTDMKEAGRVLKWVVAQMEDRYRRLALLSVRDLKGFNAKIAEAGGCIDLTDRTPNPRWPDRPSLLEHLPYVLVVIDELADLMMVARSEVEDSIARIAQKARAVGIHLILATQRPSVDVVTGVIKANLPSRLSYRVRTKIDSRTILDCGGGEQLLGAGDALFLPNGASHPKRIHAPFLSEEETLRLVTWLRERGRPDYNQSLVSAMETEEETGLFDEADMAGVDDIYVRALAVVKRERKASTSLLQRKLNLGYGRAARLIDRMEDEGIVGPDRGAGKPREVLVQDE, encoded by the coding sequence TTGCAGGGGATTGGGCGCTGGATGCTGAGGGCCGTGCTGGGTTTCACGGCCCTGGTGCTGCTGCTATCCCTGGGCAGCTACTATCCGCCCGACCCGCATCCCTTCACCCAGGGAGCCACGGTGGCCGCCGTTCAGAACCTCTGCGGAACCGTGGGCGCCGCCCTGGCGGGCCTGCTGCAAACCCTGGTGGGCCTGGGCGCCTGGATCGTGCCGCCCTACCTGCTTTGGGAAGCCTGGCCCCGTGAAGGCCACCGCTGGCCTGGCCGCGTGGCCTGGCCGGTCCTGGCCCTGGCGAGCTGGACCGCCCTGGGCGCCTTCGGCAACCGGGCCTGGGTGGGCCCCGCGGAAATCGGAACCCTCCAGCTGCGCTGGGGCGGCTGGCTGGGCAGCGCCCTTTGGCCCGTGGGCCGGCGGGTGCTGGGCCCCGTGGGGCTCCCCCTGCTCCTGGCCCTGGTGGTGCTCGCCTGCGCCCTGGTGCTGGCCCCTGCCCTCACCCGCGCCGCGGGTCGGCTGCTCCACCGCTGGCTGGGCGAGAAGGCCTGGCCCTGGGTGAAGCCCATGCCTTCCAAGGGCTTCCAGGGTTTTATCAGCATGGTGAAACGGCCCTTCCTCCGCGGGCGAAACCCACAGCAGGCAGACATCGATGCCAATGACGTGGCCGCCCTGCAGGCCGTGGCCCTGCGCCAGAAGGCCCTCGAGGACCAGCGCGAGGCCCTGCTGAAAGCCGAGCTGGATACCGCCGAGGCCAGGCGCAAGCAGCCCCTCATCCGCGCCGAGGATCTGCTCCCGCCCATTCATTCGATCAACCTGGACGCGGCATCCACCGTCCTCGAAGCCCAGCCCCTTCCTCCCGCAGGTCCCGTCACCGAACCGGCCCCGACGCCTGGAGCCTCCGCGCCCTTCCGCACCAGGCTGCTGGCCGAGGCGCCAGCCCCGCCCAAACCCAAGCCCACTGTGGCCAAGGCCCAAGTGGCCAAGGACCGCTTCGGCCGCGAAATCGTCCAGCCGCCCCTGCCCCTCAGTGAGCCCACCCCGGCCCGGCCGCTACCGCCCCTGCCGCCTCCGCCACCACCGGAACCTTCCGTCACGGATCGGGAAAGCCTGCCGCCCCGCCGCCTCTTTGATCCTCCGGGCCAGCACGCCAAGGTGGATCTGGGCATGCTGGAGCACATCAAGGAATTAATTGGACAGAAACTGTCCGAATTCAAGATCAAGGGAGCAGTCACCGGCATGCAACCCGGGCCCGTGGTCACCGTCTTCGAGTTCCAGCCCGATGCGGGCATTCCCCTTTCCCGCATCCTGGGCATGGAAGAAGACCTCGCCCTGGCCCTCCAGGCCGAGGCCGTGCGCATGGACCGCATCCCCGGCAAGAACCTGGTGGGGATCGAGGTGCCCAATCCCAAGCGCGAGATCATCACCTTCCGCGAAGTCATCGATAGTCCCGCCTTCCGTGATGCAGGGGGCCTGCTGCACCTGGCGCTCGGCAAGGACATCGCGGGGCGGCCCGTGGTGGCGGACCTCAACAAGATGCCCCACCTGCTCATCGGCGGCAGCACCGGCAGCGGCAAGAGCGTGGGTGTGAACGCCATGATCTGCTCTTGCCTGGTGCGGGCCCTGCCCAACGAAGTGAAGCTCATCCTGGTGGACCCCAAGATGGTGGAGCTGGGTGTCTACGAGGACATCCCCCACCTTTGGGCCCCGGTGGTCACGGACATGAAGGAGGCGGGCCGCGTCCTCAAGTGGGTGGTGGCCCAGATGGAGGACCGCTACCGGCGCCTGGCCCTGCTGAGCGTGCGCGACCTCAAGGGCTTCAACGCCAAGATCGCCGAAGCTGGAGGCTGCATCGATCTCACGGATCGCACGCCGAATCCCCGCTGGCCCGACCGGCCCTCCCTCCTCGAGCACCTGCCCTACGTGCTGGTGGTCATCGACGAGCTGGCGGACCTCATGATGGTGGCCCGCAGCGAGGTGGAAGACAGCATCGCCCGCATCGCCCAGAAGGCCCGCGCCGTGGGCATCCACCTCATCCTGGCCACCCAGCGTCCCTCCGTGGACGTGGTCACCGGCGTCATCAAGGCCAACCTGCCCAGCCGCCTCAGCTACCGCGTGCGCACCAAGATCGACAGCCGCACCATCCTCGACTGCGGCGGCGGCGAACAATTGCTGGGCGCGGGCGATGCCCTCTTCCTGCCCAACGGCGCGAGTCATCCCAAGCGCATCCATGCCCCCTTCCTCAGCGAAGAGGAGACGCTGCGCCTCGTCACCTGGCTGCGCGAGCGGGGCCGGCCCGACTACAACCAATCCCTGGTCAGCGCCATGGAGACAGAAGAGGAGACAGGCCTCTTCGACGAAGCCGACATGGCCGGAGTGGATGACATCTACGTCCGCGCCCTGGCCGTGGTGAAGCGCGAGCGCAAGGCCAGCACCAGTCTGCTGCAGCGCAAGCTGAACCTGGGCTACGGCCGCGCCGCCCGCCTCATCGACCGGATGGAAGATGAGGGAATCGTCGGTCCGGATCGGGGCGCCGGAAAGCCACGGGAAGTGCTCGTCCAGGACGAGTGA